One part of the Bdellovibrio bacteriovorus genome encodes these proteins:
- a CDS encoding protease, producing MKLKFLGAALVALAMSLTVHADEFDGGSPDYDPRPNPHYTEAEIQRKIENEMAVACRGNLCSIVGTDGHGEGWTVSFQVGYGDNPNSGGNNFYIGDSQNSTNNGGDYYAGITVTYKNYSCNSTLRVTPSVYRFVNTYMYNMVNADGSTKRNFSPADQTVILFYTTMLNKVDNCKALN from the coding sequence ATGAAATTGAAGTTCCTAGGCGCTGCCCTTGTAGCACTAGCAATGTCCCTTACTGTCCACGCTGATGAATTCGATGGTGGCAGCCCAGATTACGATCCTCGTCCAAATCCACATTACACAGAAGCAGAGATCCAGAGAAAGATCGAAAACGAAATGGCCGTGGCTTGCAGAGGCAACCTTTGCTCTATCGTAGGAACTGATGGTCACGGCGAAGGCTGGACGGTGAGCTTCCAGGTTGGCTACGGCGACAATCCAAACAGCGGCGGCAACAACTTCTACATCGGCGACAGCCAGAATTCCACGAACAATGGTGGTGACTACTACGCAGGTATCACAGTGACTTACAAGAACTACTCCTGCAACTCCACTCTGCGTGTGACTCCTTCGGTTTATCGTTTCGTGAACACGTACATGTACAACATGGTGAACGCCGACGGCTCAACAAAGCGTAACTTCTCTCCTGCAGATCAAACTGTGATTCTGTTCTACACGACGATGCTGAACAAAGTCGATAACTGCAAAGCGCTGAACTAA